ATCAAATTAGAAATCAAATTGAttaattgattttgatttttaaactAGATCGGAACTTTAGAATAGGGGTTGGTTACAATCCTCTCTTGTGAATCGGAATCGGTTGGTTTAAATCAGtggttcggtttaattttgattatttttttatttttaacataaattattttataaaattatgctaTTTAAAATTGATGCATAACCAAGTTAAattagtaaataattaaatttatttttatttttaagttataaaaatattacatttcaatataatattattattttttatcatataagtgggtatattttatataatttatttatttaataaaatatatattcaataatatttaagatttatatttattcttttacattttatttaaattttttatttataattttttttcaaatcaaaattggttcaattgtttataatttgaattgaattaaaactgGAACTAGAACCATGAAAAACTGAAATTGGAAGTTGTTGGAATGTAGCTGAGCGACCGAAAGTTTATAGAACCGTAAGACCTCAGCAAAGAACGGGTCAATGGGAAATCGAAGACTCGCCTACAACTGCTGCTCTTCGTAGATTATAATAGTATCATCTGCAGAGATCTGGTCATTCACGCGAACGCTCGAGGAAGAAGTAAAGACACATAAAATCTCTCAAAAAATTTGGTATTTATCGTAAAGATGATCTACTTCTTACTCCATTAATATGGAAGAAACGTTGCTGATCAGACTGTCCTCGCTTTCATGAGCCATTCTTAATGGAACAATGGGTGCATGGACATAGATGGAGCCGTTAGAGAATGAGCTTGAGGTGGAACTATCATCGAAAGCAAGAGAAGAATAGAAAGTATTCTTATTcatcttaaaaagaaaaagaaataggaATTACCGTGAAAACTAGAAAATGTAAATGAAAATTAGGAGTGACCAAGTCTTTTACGAAAGTAAAGACGATAATTACGAGcaaaagtaatatttatggaaGAAGGAGTGCCCTTATACGATGGTTTTGATGGTAGAATTTAAAGACGACACGATAAACATGGCAATTATCATTAATGTACAAGAGCACACGAAGCAATGCAAATAGCGAAAGGTAAATCTAAGTTAGCCATGTGATCTAGATTGTGAAGACAACTGTCACATTCGAAtctgaagaatcgaagaccaaTGGGAGAAATGCTACACAAGAATCACAAAAAATGAGTCATGAGCTATCACCATAAGACAGAGTCACGTGATAAGAGTCTGATACACGGTCCTATCAGAATAAAAGACGACTCGGACACTGTTGCACTCTGTTCTTCATCAAGACTTTTCCTATTTAGGAAAAGCCGAGTTTTTTCATAAAGTTACATTAGTAGACACAATCTAATAAACTCACGTCCCTCTTATGATTACGGAATTACCGATCGCTTAGCTGAAAGAATCCCTTATCAACGAGTCGGCCACATCATTGTCGAATTTCtagaaaatactataattaatacACCTCCTTACattataaaagttaataatcATAGAGACAAATGTATACAATTCTAATATAACTAATtttgtattataaattattCCTTATATTTGTCTTATTCTTCAGTTTACTAACTTAAGCGTCCAAGTCAACCACCTCACTCTTTCTTTCTTGCGTGAGATCAACCATAACAGAACTCTATTTCGGTCATATTATCAACATAGTTTCAGaaacattaaataaaattaaataaaaatattatttcattgatggagataaaaaaattttaataaatttttaaaattatagaattaacTTATAATGTAATATTCAagaaactaattaaataataatctcTCTAAAAAGTAAAGTAAAAtgtgttaaattaaataattaaaataaatataagattgaattaaaaattttaccttAAAAAATAGAGATAGAAATATTATATCCTAAAGCCCAGAAGACCAAAAATAATCATAGCCACAGCTCCCAACTGTCATTGTTGCTTTTGCAGTAAacgataaataaagaaaaagaaaataaaataaaggagaaggtgaagagtttttttttaaaaagacataaaaaaacaatatattaattaattaattaattaatctatcaATTTATAGAAAAGATAAAAAGGACAGAGTTAGTTGTGGTGTCCACTTGTTAATCTTTTATAACATAAAAACATACAGCTAGGGCTTGCTCCTTTCCCCACTCTTATCTCACAACCCTAATTAAATGttctaatttataatttttaaatataatataatttaaaatgtcaaacataaaattgaattaaaaaaatatttatattaaaaaatttaatccttTTTACCTAAAATTAATCAAGAACTAAAAAATCATagagattaaaaatattaattctaAAACATCACCAAGGAATTTTATGAATAACTTAGGAATTTCAATTATCTCtgaagttgattttttttttaaaaaaattaaattatataaattaattataaaaaataacatttttttccaattttcatataaaaaatatattattattattattattattatttaccttAGTACTTGGGCATGGCATGCACTCATTgagttcttttccttttttggcctttttcttttatctttctctttctttcagGTTTCTTATACACTTCATCACACTCTCTCTAACCTTACTCTGTCTCTTCTCTTCCATTGCTGTTCTTTGTTCTTCgttcttgttcttcttcttgTCTCTCTTCGGACAATGTCTATTGGCTAGCCTCAAaagttctattttttttctattacaaTCCAACCCTTTTCCTCAGACATCACAAAATGTTTCTAAaaaatcttttctttttcttattttttgtcTTAATCTTCCTCCCTTCCTCAAAACCAGATCTCGCCGCCGACCGCTctgctcttcttcttcttcgctcCTCTGTCGGCGGCCGCACTCTCTTCTGGAACATATCCCAGTCCACCCCTTGTTCTTGGGCTGGCGTTGGCTGCCAGGGTAATCGTGTTACTGTCCTCCGCCTCCCTGGAGTGGCCCTTTCTGGTCAACTTCCTACTGGCATTTTCTCTAACCTTACTCAGCTTCGTACTCTCAGTCTCCGTCTCAATGCTCTCTCTGGTCAGTTGCCTTCAGATCTCGTTGCTTGTACCAATCTCAGGAACCTCTACTTGCAAGGAAATATGTTCTCCGGTGAGATCCCTGAGTTTCTCTTTACTTTGCATGATCTTGTGCGGCTTAATCTGGGTGAGAACAACTTCACCGGTGGGATCTCCATGGGTTTTGGAAATTTTACCAGGTTGAGAACTTTGTACCTGGAGAACAACCGGTTATCTGGGTCAATTCCGGATTTGAAGATGGAAAAGTTGGAGCAATTCAATGTGTCAAATAATCTGTTGAATGGCTCTATACCTGAAAGGTTTCGGGCTTTTGACTCCACTTCTTATCTGGGTAATTCTCTATGTGGTAAACCTCTTGATTCTTGTGCTACTGATGCAAATGGTACTGTGGTGGTGCCCAGTTCACCAACTGAAGACGCAGGCAATGCCGGTAAAAAGAAGAAGCTCTCCGGTGGTGCTATTGCGGGTATTGTGATTGGATCTGTAGTTGCGTTATTCTTGCTTCTTTTGATTTTGATGCTCTTGTGCCGAAAGAAGGGTAGCCAGAAATCAAGATCCATTGACATAGCGTCGATTAAGCAGCAAGATTTGGCACTTCCAGGAGATAAACCTATTGGGGAGGTGGAGACTGGTAGTGGACACGGTAATGGTAATGGATACTCAGTTGCTGCTGCTGCAGCGGCAGCAATGGTGGGGAATGGAAAAGGCGGAGGAGGGGAAGTGAACGGAGCTGGAGCTAAAAAGTTGGTGTTTTTCGGCAAAGCTTCAAAGGTGtttgatttggaagacttgtTGAGAGCTTCGGCGGAGGTTTTGGGAAAAGGAACATTTGGAACTGCGTATAAGGCAGTGTTGGAGATGGGAACAGTGGTGGCTGTGAAAAGGTTAAAGGATGTGACCATTTCAGACAGAGAATTCAAGGAGAAGATTGAAATGGTGGGAGCCATGGATCATGAGAGTTTGGTCCCCTTAAGAGCTTACTATTACAGCAGGGATGAGAAGCTTCTTGTTTATGATTACATGCCTATGGGAAGCTTATCTGCTCTTTTGCATGGTGAGTATTTCTTAGTTTTTCCCTTTTTGTTTCATATCATGTTCAGCTTTTCTATTTGGTGAATGATTGTGGAGATCTCTGTTGTAATTATCTCTTCAATCTGAATTCCTCTGGCCATGCAATGATGGACTGATATAGATTTTGTAATTCTTTTGAATTATGTCTAAGGAGCCTTCTGAGTCTTTTGCCCATGGATTTGTTTAAATCGGCTTGTTTCTTGTGGAACAATGTGGGTTTTGCTGAATGTGTAGAGGTCAATGTAATTTGTCATTTCTTGTTTGATATTTTCTTGAAACTCACTAATGGGTAACTTCAAATATTCCCTTTAGGTGGAGTTATCTAGTTGTGTTCTTGCATTGATTTAATTGTCATGGAATTCACATTGTCTTATTTACATCAATGTTTTGTTGAACTATTCTTTTCATGCTTTGTTTTCTGTAGTTTTGGTCTGTTAGATGACAGTTTTGGCTTGATTCTTTACATTTTGcttcattaaatttattttcaccaTTGTTCTTTCTCGTAATCCTTGACCACAGGGAACAAAGGAGCTGGTAGGACTCCTTTGAGCTGGGAAATTAGATGTGGTATTGCCCTTGGAGCAGCCCGTGGCATCCAATACCTACACTCTCAAGGTCCTAATGTCTCCCATGGAAACATCAAATCATCCAATATACTTCTCACTCAATCCTATGAAGCTCGAGTATCTGATTTTGGTCTTGCTCACCTTGTTGGTTCTTCCTCTACACCAAACCGAGTTGCTGGCTATCGAGCACCGGAGGTGACTGATCCTCGCAGAGTTTCCCAGAAAGCTGATGTTTATAGCTTTGGTGTGTTGCTATTAGAGCTGCTGACTGGAAAGCCCCCGACCCATGCCCTTTTGAATGAGGAAGGTGTAGACCTTCCTAGATGGGTTCAGTCCATAGTTCGAGAGGAATGGACTTCAGAAGTGTTCGATCTTGAGCTCCTCCGCTACCAAAATGTCCAAGAGGAGATGGTTCAGCTCTTGCAGCTTGGAATAGATTGTGCAGCCCAATACCCTGATAATCGTCCATCAATGTCTGAAGTAACTAGACAGATTGAGGAGTTAAGCCTATGCAGCCTACGGGAAGATCAAGATCAACAGCCAGATATAGTTGATGCGGATGATAACTCTTCGCGATGAGTAGGCTGCATCAGCATCACTCCAAGGATTGTAAAAGGATCTTCATTGCTTTGTTTATGCCCGTAATTATCATGTTTAATCCTGCTCTTGATTCTAGTTCGATATGGGGCTTATCTTCTTTAATTAGAAGCCAactatcatatttttttttctccttttccaTTGTACTagctttccttttctttccttttctttctttttcattaatACTTTGAGGAAGATATCTGCTGTATTTGTTCTTGTTGGGTGGTTgtaattattactttgttttttttttctcccctGCTTTTGATGCTACTTTTCATCTGTTTAGATGGAAATGCTTTAGTTGCTTTGAATTGTTGCTTGTGATCTGTTAAGCTTTTCTTTattgcaagaaaaaaaaattgttaagaTTTTTCTGTCTGTTTACTCATTTATATTAGAAAATTAGCTATGCAGACATGTATGCATGATTAAAATTAAGGATGATGAAACATTCTTAATTGCAACCAAGAACAAGTTTGACATGTTTTGAATTTGAAATCTCAGCTGATGTTTTAAGCAGGCATTTCTGGTGGATATTTCAGAAGTGggattctttaaattttttttttttttgtcaaattttgaaaaaaaaaaaaagagtggaAGTTTGTGTTCTGAGGTGGATGGTGAAAGCTTTAAGGTGGTGGACCTAACTGTTGGATATAAATAAAAAGTGGGGTCAGCTGTAAAAGGTAGATAATTCTGATATTGTGGTCCAATGTGGAAATTGGCACTTGGCATCCTAAGGCTCAAGGATTTGGATCTTTCTcacataattttttcttttttttaaaaaattattaattcatcatttaattttgaaatttacattaacatatttttaaaattttaaaaaattgattaattagttattttattaattttaactattaaattttttataataaaaaaattattaaattcataattttataaaaatatctacaaattaatttcttttgcaTTGATTTCCtgactttttttataaattttaacgattaaataaatagagttaatttttaaaatttaaaaatattttaatatattttttaaaattgaaatattaattaataattttctccatactataaaaataaaaacaataattttttaaatatttattaattaatctatcatattcaaaatatttaaatttttttataatatttaatgtttaaaaattaatagagagataatttttaaaatattttaatataaattttaaagttaatgaataaattaataagttttattaagtaatatttaaaaaaaaaaga
This Manihot esculenta cultivar AM560-2 chromosome 6, M.esculenta_v8, whole genome shotgun sequence DNA region includes the following protein-coding sequences:
- the LOC110617756 gene encoding probable inactive receptor kinase At1g48480, which gives rise to MFLKNLFFFLFFVLIFLPSSKPDLAADRSALLLLRSSVGGRTLFWNISQSTPCSWAGVGCQGNRVTVLRLPGVALSGQLPTGIFSNLTQLRTLSLRLNALSGQLPSDLVACTNLRNLYLQGNMFSGEIPEFLFTLHDLVRLNLGENNFTGGISMGFGNFTRLRTLYLENNRLSGSIPDLKMEKLEQFNVSNNLLNGSIPERFRAFDSTSYLGNSLCGKPLDSCATDANGTVVVPSSPTEDAGNAGKKKKLSGGAIAGIVIGSVVALFLLLLILMLLCRKKGSQKSRSIDIASIKQQDLALPGDKPIGEVETGSGHGNGNGYSVAAAAAAAMVGNGKGGGGEVNGAGAKKLVFFGKASKVFDLEDLLRASAEVLGKGTFGTAYKAVLEMGTVVAVKRLKDVTISDREFKEKIEMVGAMDHESLVPLRAYYYSRDEKLLVYDYMPMGSLSALLHGNKGAGRTPLSWEIRCGIALGAARGIQYLHSQGPNVSHGNIKSSNILLTQSYEARVSDFGLAHLVGSSSTPNRVAGYRAPEVTDPRRVSQKADVYSFGVLLLELLTGKPPTHALLNEEGVDLPRWVQSIVREEWTSEVFDLELLRYQNVQEEMVQLLQLGIDCAAQYPDNRPSMSEVTRQIEELSLCSLREDQDQQPDIVDADDNSSR